gtctttGTCTCCACTATTGCAGCtaaattatttcgagggtataaaataATGTTCGTACGTGGTTTTCGTTACCGCAAACTtgtatacccacgaatttaatattgcatgcatgcatgctgcaaaaaagctgctattccgcgaatcTAACGGTCATTttgcgaaagtttataccctctaaatatacccgctatacggtatttctGAGAAGTACCTTAAttaatacgtgtagatctgcAGGTGTAAAATGGCTGCAAATTAGAGCTACTGTATTATCATTATCACTGCTCACTGCCAGAGTGTGAAAAAAATCAAAATCGCTGCATGACTAAATTCAAAAGGAACCCATactctgcacatgcacacacagcaaGTTCATGCGCATGCGTCCctatagataattatgtacgcGCAAAACGGCTGCAAATTGGAACTACTGTAATAAATTGTCATCATTAGTGGCCAAGGTGACCTACAACCCACCCAAATATTTGCCAGATTAGTTCAAAGGAACCCATGTCCATATAAGATACAAAAGGCAAGAAGCTGTGGGCACCATGAGAATGTAGGGTTAGACCTTGACAAGCTTCTTTATTCCCCTCATCTATTTTGAGACAATGTTTGTGCTTTGTGAGCAGCCCCACTCATTTCTGGCGTTACCTCATAATTACTGTAATTACTATAAAATCGACACTTTGAAAAGTCTCAAGCAAGTCGAGCAATCTGCACATGTTCAAAGTTCAGAGCTACTTTAGCAGCAAGCAAGCAAGCAAGCAGCCATGAAGACCTCCCTAAGTATCCTCACAGTGATCGTATCACTAATCCTAGTAGTGCAACCCAAGTCACTCAACAAGAGAAACACAGACGGCAAAACAACACAGCAGCAAGCTGAATATCATATTGCAAGAAACGACTCCGGGTCCCGCTATATACTGGATATCTTCAACAGCCTATCCAATGATTCCATTTCCGATCCTCTCACATCTCAGGCCAACACTATTCGATCTCTGAAAAACGTGGCTCCAGGTATGAAAAATTATTTCATTATCCATCTATAAAAATGTATCTATTCGatgtatatgtatactgtGTGTACAATTGCAGTATGTATGCAGTGTAGCTAGCTTGCAGCATGCAAGGTTTATAGTAGGATATTTTTTTGGTACTATAATTgtgatactgtatagcgggtcattttcgTCGGTGCAAATTTTCGAATGAACTAGATCTACCCATTTCAAATAATtcttcgtacagctcaggataatgacgttgaacctattgcagtataatgctctataattatacaatacgaaatatacgaacatttccatcatacgaaaataacccgctatatacgtataattatagtctggtataatataatttaaTATCTTGCGGCATGTGCTCCCTTTCTAGAGTTTAATGAACGTAATGATGTTTTGGCTACACTAGCCAATAGCccgagggggtggggggtggaGGCATGCTTGTTTAGGCGACCCTCTCATACTAATCTGTTACGTATAACGTATAGCGTACCAGCACTATATATTTCGTGCTACTGAAGGAAATAAACTACTACGAGTCGAGAAAATAAATAAAACTGATGCTGCTTCGTTATGTTATGTGGCTTCTGTTAGTTGGTTGTCATATGAAGTCTCCACTATAAGTTATATAGCAGTGCTGCGAAGTGCTGCAAATGTAATGTGCACGTGAATTGATCTTAGGTGTTATATACACGAAGACCTTTGAAAAGCTTGTGTGATAAGTTATTGTGGTGGTGTGATgaattctacataattattgcggTGTACTAGTGCAGCAGCTGCATGTACCtactacatgactgtatatagtatCAAACCGCACATTGTGTAGAGTCAATCTTTGTCTATGTGTATACACAAGCATGAAGCTTTGATCGAAGCCTGTCTCCTTTGTTTAGACAGAAGCATGAAGTATAACTTGATGGAAGTTTGCACATATCCATTTAGAGCACTTGTAAAGTAAACATtttagtgtgttgtgtgtgtatgttctTGTTACAGTACTATATAGTGGTGGAATACCTGTGGTGGCCTGTTCTCTGTATTGTCCACCCCTCtctcacacacaacacaccctcacacacacacaccacaccacaccgaCACACATATACcttatgcacatgcacacatgcatgcacacacacacagagtctgGCTGTAATCTATTCAACTTCTCATTATCTGGGATCGGGCACTCTGAGTTTGCTATAGAATCTGACCTCCATCTCTACATGACTCTACAATACCCATTCACGGAGAGACTAACGATAGAAATCCGTAAATTTAAGCAAGAAGATGATGTAGAAGATTTTATAACGTCTAAAGAGATTCTACCGGTCAAGGAACCCGGTTGGCTCGTCTTCCCCATGCAAGCATACTTATCTGAGCTAATACCAGAAGGTAAGTACACGTATAGATCCTACTGATATTGACGCATTCAATATCCTGGTAGCTATCGATCTTTGAGAGTCTGTGATTTTGTTTAGATTGATTGTCCAATTGCAAAACTAAATAAtattgatgcattcaatagctctctCTCCAATGGTGTGATTACAATGTAGTCGAATTCCATCAATTTTAACAGGCTAGAATTCAGCCTGCTTTGTAGGtatctttgagagcctgtaattaattttgtgcaagCCTACATTTTTAAACTGCTACCAGCCATGCAGCCAGTGATTAGTGGTAGGGCATTCCTATAGCTACGGAAATAGCTTATCTTCCCTGGAAACATGCAGAATTGGGCCAGAAATAAATTGCTGATTCTGTTTAAATCAGTTAGGCATTTCAAAGAGTACGTTACGAAGCATTATTTAGTTTTGTGAGTGGACAATGATTGACTATAGCAATACTGTACGTGGTATACAACTTGTATAAGCAGTTGTGCTTCCTTGCCAAGGGAATGCTTTGAAGCCACTAAGAGTTGACTAACTTGATATCTTTCAAAGACCTCCATAGCCAAAAGATTATTTGTACATTATTCGCTCAACCATAGCAGCGTGTGATTTATCGTGCTGCTTGGCTGTTAATATCTCATGATTGCATTGCTGCAAATTAGTCTATCCCAGGCAAttctcaaataattatagacatttCTATATGTATGATGATCATTTCGCATGTTAATGAAAggcaccccacacacacgtaccccacacacatgcacacactcacactcactcctttccccacacacactcacacaccccggcgccccacacactcacacaggcAAGACGCACGCTTTATTGCGAGTCATTATCAAGGGTCAGGATCAGGCCTCGCTGGATTGCAATGATGGTCCTATCAGCTTTGTCTACTCCCAGGTTGAGCTAGACCGCGCCCCCTATCTCACACTCCACTCGTACGATCACAGAATAGAGAATATCGACTACACAGCTATCCTCAAGAAATTGGAGATGGAGAGAGTGGTATACGTAAGCTTTATAATGATAGCAGCTAAGTGGTGTACTAGCGTACTTGAACGTAATTTATTGATGGTACCgctacgtatacatgtagatttgctagcagggtgtcatataTACAAGGGGGGAGGGAGGATATCCCCTCTATCCcctccccctaaaatttgcgttcatgtactagttgtatgactgagtgtccatagctggcaactTTACAtcactaacagggtattgaaataacagttaaccttatttttagcaacattttctggttacttttcttatttcccacctctacttcaaaattctgtatgacaccctgcaagttataactagtgttcaagctggcgctgtgctaatgcctctcgccatgatttgctttcgctcaaaagtatagaagagaaagtatagaagaggaaaaagtgtataaaataatctgtctaaaactgacttgcaattgtataattatggtatcattgttgtgttttgtggctgcttataccaggacctcaaggatctaggaagcaacaaagaagaagattttgttttcaattaattataagcggaagtgcataattatttcataaagttagcttatctatataaagtcactgagaagaaaagacttattacatgcatctattgttgtattatgtggctttaataccaggacctcaagaaagaagaaaattggatctgtagttcatgcagtgtataattataatatttaagaagaaaagacttgtgtacatgcatattgttatctatagtagtgttttgtggcttaccagtagcctctacacaggttctttatcacaatcgttcaataagataaaatactgtattattcgttcaataagataaaatacggtattaattggaggaataaagaaagaaatagacgtaaagttaggaaaaaggagagcctgtatcgggaagtcgcgtgagggtagaagggtggtagaagggtgaaaatgagcgtgggcatactgagctagagatgttggactgcccacgcagaggtctacgactaataaaactttgcctgcagcaagctggacatggacttggaactggaagtttgcaagcactatagctagctataccttaggcttagctagatgatctactagtctagattgtgtgtttagattctatcactattgtgtctttctacatgctatagtagaatagcttagtcatcattatcatatagcaggtagctactgccaccagagctggccatgctggttctctgatctgacttgcagcacagcttggtggttgtctcagtgcagtgcagtacagtacagtcttactctgaatgcgtgggagaataccttacgtcacga
This is a stretch of genomic DNA from Halichondria panicea chromosome 1, odHalPani1.1, whole genome shotgun sequence. It encodes these proteins:
- the LOC135336439 gene encoding uncharacterized protein LOC135336439: MKTSLSILTVIVSLILVVQPKSLNKRNTDGKTTQQQAEYHIARNDSGSRYILDIFNSLSNDSISDPLTSQANTIRSLKNVAPESGCNLFNFSLSGIGHSEFAIESDLHLYMTLQYPFTERLTIEIRKFKQEDDVEDFITSKEILPVKEPGWLVFPMQAYLSELIPEGKTHALLRVIIKGQDQASLDCNDGPISFVYSQVELDRAPYLTLHSYDHRIENIDYTAILKKLEMERVVYDGNNTSPAPTVARRKRQNEPACQLNDLIIPADQIPMSTILEGATIFMPSEVNLGICGGVCTNALPKHSELEHSLLAYYLLSTNGFSHPDGSVSQCCAPVSYAPHMFVVVMPDQKLMGLNLLNIRITKCDCLNNVVQLNSGAGR